In the genome of Ensifer adhaerens, one region contains:
- a CDS encoding cobalt/nickel transport system permease protein: protein MGDEGTSLWAASRQKSHRKPHRRLFRTPSHLLHALTHAMEAEDLANRNGLLQSLDPRAKLAGALLLIIAVTMLHSLVWLGLLFALAVVLALGSRIPLMRLFKQVWLGVLAFTGAIALPSPFLVTGKVVATLPLLHWTISEQGLRSAAFLIGRAETAATFAALLVLTTSWPHVMKAMRSLGVPVAVVAVLGMTHRYIFVLMTTATQMMEARRARQLGPLKPADQRRLISASAGVLLSKTLAMAGDVHMAMIARGYRGEVRLIDDFRFRTRDGLALLLAALVPAGIFWMQR, encoded by the coding sequence ATGGGGGACGAAGGCACCTCGCTCTGGGCTGCCTCACGGCAAAAGTCCCACCGCAAACCACACCGCCGTCTCTTCCGCACGCCCTCCCATCTCCTCCATGCCCTCACCCACGCCATGGAGGCCGAGGATCTGGCGAACCGGAACGGGCTTCTCCAGAGCCTCGATCCACGCGCCAAGCTTGCGGGCGCGCTGCTGCTCATCATTGCCGTGACCATGCTGCATTCGCTGGTCTGGCTCGGCCTTCTCTTCGCGCTCGCCGTCGTTCTGGCACTCGGCTCCCGCATCCCCCTCATGCGGCTTTTCAAGCAGGTCTGGCTCGGCGTGCTCGCCTTTACCGGCGCGATCGCGCTGCCCTCGCCCTTTCTCGTGACAGGCAAGGTGGTTGCAACCCTCCCCCTGCTGCATTGGACGATCAGCGAACAGGGATTGCGCAGCGCCGCCTTCCTGATCGGGCGGGCCGAAACCGCTGCGACATTCGCGGCGCTTCTCGTTCTCACCACAAGCTGGCCGCATGTGATGAAGGCGATGCGGTCGTTGGGCGTGCCGGTGGCGGTGGTGGCCGTGCTCGGCATGACGCATCGCTACATTTTCGTGCTGATGACGACGGCGACGCAGATGATGGAGGCGCGGCGCGCGCGGCAACTCGGACCGCTGAAACCCGCGGACCAGCGCCGGCTGATTTCCGCCAGCGCCGGCGTGCTGCTCAGCAAGACGCTCGCCATGGCCGGCGATGTCCACATGGCCATGATCGCGCGCGGTTATCGCGGCGAAGTGCGGCTGATCGACGACTTCCGGTTCCGCACCCGCGATGGCTTGGCGCTTCTCCTGGCGGCGCTCGTGCCTGCCGGCATTTTCTGGATGCAACGATGA
- a CDS encoding cobalt/nickel transport system ATP-binding protein, whose protein sequence is MTETVFSLADIDYDYRDQPALAGLGLTVTSGERIALIGPNGSGKSTLLRLLSGLAFAARGVAQAFGAPLTEARFEDEDAHYAFRRRVGLVFQNPDIQLFNPTVFDEIAFGPLQLGWDKARIRAAIEEQLERFELAHLKDRAPHRLSGGEKKRVALASVLVTEPDVLLLDEPTAALDPQSRDKLVHFLAGHLGQGRTVITATHDLDILTAIATRAVVMAGGHVVGDGAVTDILQDTDLLRRARLTHAHIHHHANGSPHAHHHVHALDRDGHVHG, encoded by the coding sequence ATGACCGAAACCGTCTTTTCCCTCGCAGACATCGATTACGACTATCGCGACCAGCCGGCGCTCGCCGGACTGGGCCTGACGGTGACGTCCGGCGAACGCATTGCGCTGATCGGGCCTAACGGCTCCGGAAAATCGACCTTGCTACGGCTGCTGTCCGGCCTCGCCTTTGCCGCGCGCGGCGTGGCGCAGGCCTTTGGCGCGCCGCTCACCGAGGCGCGGTTTGAGGATGAGGATGCCCATTACGCCTTCCGCCGCCGCGTCGGGCTGGTGTTCCAGAATCCCGATATCCAGCTGTTCAACCCGACCGTCTTCGATGAGATCGCCTTCGGCCCGCTCCAGCTTGGCTGGGACAAGGCCCGTATCCGGGCGGCCATCGAGGAACAGCTGGAGCGCTTCGAACTCGCACATCTGAAGGACCGCGCGCCGCATAGGCTGTCGGGTGGCGAGAAGAAGCGCGTGGCGCTGGCGAGCGTTCTGGTCACGGAACCGGACGTGCTGCTGCTGGATGAACCGACGGCCGCGCTCGATCCGCAAAGCCGCGACAAGCTGGTGCATTTTCTCGCAGGCCATCTTGGGCAAGGCCGCACGGTGATCACCGCGACACATGACCTCGATATCCTCACCGCGATTGCCACCCGCGCCGTCGTCATGGCCGGCGGGCATGTGGTGGGCGATGGAGCCGTCACGGATATCCTGCAGGACACAGACCTGCTCCGCCGGGCACGCCTCACGCACGCCCATATCCACCATCACGCCAATGGCAGCCCGCATGCGCATCATCATGTGCATGCTCTGGATCGCGACGGGCATGTGCATGGGTGA
- a CDS encoding putative addiction module killer protein (non-canonical start codon;~manually curated) translates to MFGATPSSRLKDERAKAMIVARLLRLAEGNPGDVAPVGDAISELPIHYGPGCQKGAVVILLLCGGDKSSQTKDIATAKAIAKQWSDEFE, encoded by the coding sequence ATCTTTGGCGCTACACCTTCCAGCAGGCTCAAGGATGAGCGCGCGAAGGCGATGATCGTTGCACGGCTGCTGCGGCTGGCGGAAGGCAATCCGGGCGATGTCGCGCCGGTTGGCGATGCCATCAGCGAGTTGCCCATCCATTACGGTCCCGGGTGCCAGAAAGGAGCGGTCGTCATCCTGCTCCTATGCGGTGGTGACAAGAGCTCGCAGACGAAAGACATCGCGACTGCCAAGGCCATCGCGAAACAGTGGAGTGACGAATTTGAGTGA
- a CDS encoding probable addiction module antidote protein: MSDKFHDFDPADLLKSDEAVAVFLSEAFETGNAGHIANALGVAARAKGMSKVARETGLAREQLYKSLSENGNPTLATTLAVLKAIGFEITSKQTAA, from the coding sequence TTGAGTGATAAGTTTCACGATTTCGACCCGGCCGATCTCCTGAAGAGCGACGAAGCGGTCGCTGTGTTTCTCTCCGAAGCGTTCGAAACCGGCAATGCCGGGCATATCGCAAATGCACTCGGCGTGGCAGCCCGGGCCAAGGGGATGTCCAAGGTGGCGCGCGAGACGGGACTGGCGCGCGAGCAGCTCTACAAGTCGCTGAGCGAAAACGGCAATCCGACGCTGGCGACCACGCTTGCCGTCCTGAAGGCCATCGGCTTCGAGATCACGAGCAAGCAGACGGCCGCCTGA
- a CDS encoding sulfate adenylyltransferase subunit 1: MTATATAAVIAPAAEAAPALRDTRPLRLITCGSVDDGKSTLIGRLLWDTKAVKEDQAAALNRDSGKQNDLGLPDFALLLDGLQAEREQGITIDVAYRYFATDKRSFIVADTPGHEQYTRNMATGASTADLAVLLVDARAGILEQTRRHATIATLMGIKQFVLAINKIDLVNYDKARFDELSREFKEIALSLGVKQVTAIPVSALKGENVVYDGKASMPWYEGPTLVEVLELATVRSAQTVGFRLPVQRVSRPGESFRGYQGTVAGGAVKPGDSVVILPSGMVANVKQIVTFDLVRNAAVAGDAITLVLDRQVDVARGDMIATIDAQPQVGLAFDAQLVALQPGGIEPGKRYWLKSGSRRQRVTVQPSSLLDLKSGKWNRHDGALPMNAIGKVHLSFDEAAIFDAYELNRTTGAFILIDPDTNNTVAGGMISAKRGDVGGLNNEAERVILSLPADLADKILASGLLSERRDEVDIRRTNPGRAAELLGELDS, from the coding sequence ATGACTGCTACAGCAACCGCCGCCGTTATCGCCCCCGCCGCAGAAGCAGCACCCGCCCTTCGCGACACGCGTCCGCTCCGCCTCATCACCTGCGGCTCCGTCGATGACGGCAAGTCCACCCTGATCGGTCGTCTCCTCTGGGACACCAAGGCCGTCAAGGAAGACCAGGCCGCCGCGCTGAACCGCGATAGCGGCAAGCAGAACGATCTTGGCCTGCCCGACTTCGCGCTGCTGCTCGACGGCCTCCAGGCCGAGCGCGAGCAGGGCATCACCATCGACGTGGCCTATCGCTATTTCGCCACCGACAAGCGCTCCTTCATCGTCGCCGACACGCCCGGCCACGAACAGTACACGCGCAACATGGCAACCGGCGCTTCGACCGCCGATCTCGCCGTCCTGCTGGTCGATGCCCGCGCCGGCATTCTCGAGCAGACCCGCCGCCATGCTACCATCGCGACCCTGATGGGCATCAAGCAGTTCGTGCTGGCGATCAACAAGATCGACCTCGTCAACTACGACAAGGCCCGCTTCGACGAGCTTTCGCGCGAGTTCAAGGAAATCGCGCTTTCGCTCGGCGTCAAGCAGGTGACCGCGATCCCGGTTTCGGCGCTGAAGGGCGAAAACGTCGTCTATGACGGCAAGGCCTCCATGCCGTGGTATGAAGGCCCGACGCTGGTCGAGGTGCTGGAACTGGCAACCGTCCGTTCCGCCCAGACCGTCGGCTTCCGTCTTCCCGTCCAGCGCGTCTCGCGTCCGGGTGAAAGCTTCCGCGGCTATCAGGGCACGGTCGCCGGCGGCGCCGTCAAGCCGGGCGACAGCGTCGTCATCCTGCCCTCCGGCATGGTCGCCAACGTCAAGCAGATCGTCACCTTCGACCTCGTCCGCAATGCGGCCGTTGCTGGCGACGCGATCACGCTCGTCCTCGACCGTCAGGTCGACGTTGCGCGCGGCGACATGATCGCCACCATCGACGCCCAGCCGCAGGTTGGTCTGGCCTTCGATGCCCAGCTGGTTGCCCTCCAGCCCGGCGGCATCGAGCCCGGCAAGCGCTACTGGCTGAAATCCGGCTCGCGCCGCCAGCGCGTGACCGTGCAGCCCTCCAGCCTGCTCGACCTCAAGTCCGGCAAGTGGAACCGCCACGACGGCGCGCTGCCGATGAACGCCATCGGCAAGGTCCATCTGTCCTTCGACGAAGCCGCGATCTTCGACGCCTATGAGCTGAACCGCACGACCGGCGCCTTCATCCTCATCGATCCGGACACCAACAACACGGTGGCCGGCGGCATGATTTCGGCCAAGCGCGGCGACGTCGGCGGCCTCAACAACGAGGCCGAGCGCGTCATCCTCTCGCTCCCCGCCGACCTCGCCGACAAGATCCTGGCAAGCGGCCTGTTGTCCGAGCGCCGTGACGAAGTCGACATCCGCCGCACCAATCCCGGCCGCGCGGCCGAGCTGCTGGGCGAACTGGATAGCTGA
- a CDS encoding sulfate adenylyltransferase subunit 2, with amino-acid sequence MHISEFDAHTQDKQAKPPLDPHLKALENEAIHIFREVAAEFERPVMLYSIGKDSSVLLHLARKAFYPGRIPFPLLHIDTGWKFPEMIAFRDEMAKRFDLDLVVHTNPRGAKENISPFTHGSALHTDIMKTEALRQALDAGQYDAAFGGARRDEEASRAKERIYSFRTPDHKWDPRNQRPELWNVYNGMIRRGESVRAFPLSNWTEVDIWRYIQAENIPLPPLYYAAKRKFVERDGMLMWAEDKRFEALPGEQVQEDYIRFRTLGCWPLTGAIRSHATTLDDVIAELEIATVSERQGRAIDRDQAGSMEKKKREGYF; translated from the coding sequence ATGCACATTTCCGAATTCGACGCCCATACCCAGGACAAGCAGGCCAAGCCGCCGCTCGATCCGCATCTGAAGGCGCTGGAAAACGAGGCGATCCACATCTTCCGTGAAGTGGCCGCCGAGTTCGAGCGCCCGGTCATGCTCTATTCGATCGGCAAGGATTCGTCCGTCCTGCTGCATCTGGCGCGCAAAGCTTTCTATCCCGGCCGCATCCCGTTCCCGCTGCTGCACATCGACACCGGCTGGAAGTTCCCCGAGATGATCGCCTTCCGCGACGAGATGGCCAAGCGCTTCGATCTCGATCTGGTGGTCCACACCAATCCGCGCGGTGCCAAGGAAAACATCTCGCCCTTCACGCATGGTTCGGCGTTGCACACTGACATCATGAAGACGGAAGCGCTGCGCCAGGCGCTCGACGCCGGCCAGTATGACGCGGCCTTCGGCGGCGCGCGCCGCGACGAGGAGGCAAGCCGCGCCAAGGAGCGCATCTACTCCTTCCGCACGCCCGACCACAAGTGGGACCCGCGCAACCAGCGTCCGGAACTTTGGAACGTTTATAACGGCATGATCCGCCGCGGCGAAAGCGTGCGCGCCTTCCCGCTGTCCAACTGGACCGAAGTCGACATCTGGCGCTACATCCAGGCGGAAAACATCCCGCTGCCGCCGCTCTACTACGCCGCCAAGCGCAAGTTCGTCGAACGCGACGGCATGCTCATGTGGGCCGAGGACAAGCGCTTCGAGGCGCTGCCGGGCGAGCAGGTACAGGAAGACTACATCCGCTTCCGGACCCTCGGCTGCTGGCCGCTGACCGGTGCCATCAGGAGCCATGCCACCACGCTCGACGACGTGATTGCCGAACTCGAAATCGCCACCGTCTCCGAACGCCAGGGCCGCGCCATCGACCGCGACCAGGCCGGTTCGATGGAGAAGAAGAAGCGCGAAGGATATTTCTGA
- a CDS encoding phosphoadenosine phosphosulfate reductase: MTLNISGSTPGVETASSLDAELAKLDLAGRLKLVASLGGRAVFTTSLGIEDQVITAAIGTHCPQIDVATLETGMLFKETVDLIGETEERYGIEIRRFHPEEADVEAYVAQYGKYGFYESVEARHACCGVRKLKPLARALEGASFWITGLRRGQSGNRATTPFAEFDAERGLIKINPLADWDIDQIRAHVKADAIPYNPLHDKGYPSIGCEPCTRAIRPGEPERAGRWWWENDEKRECGLHVPEASALPEQTAGA, encoded by the coding sequence ATGACCTTGAATATCTCCGGCAGCACACCCGGCGTCGAAACCGCATCATCGCTCGATGCCGAACTCGCCAAGCTCGATCTCGCGGGACGGCTGAAGCTCGTCGCATCGCTGGGCGGTCGCGCCGTCTTCACGACCTCGCTCGGCATCGAGGACCAGGTGATCACCGCCGCCATCGGCACGCACTGTCCTCAGATCGACGTGGCGACGCTTGAGACCGGCATGCTCTTCAAGGAAACCGTCGATCTGATAGGCGAAACCGAAGAACGTTATGGGATCGAAATCCGCCGCTTCCATCCGGAAGAGGCCGACGTGGAAGCCTATGTCGCGCAGTATGGCAAGTACGGCTTTTACGAAAGCGTGGAGGCCCGTCACGCCTGCTGCGGTGTGCGCAAGCTGAAGCCGCTGGCGCGTGCGCTGGAAGGCGCATCCTTCTGGATCACCGGCCTGCGCCGTGGCCAGTCCGGCAATCGCGCAACGACCCCGTTCGCCGAGTTCGACGCCGAGCGCGGCCTCATCAAGATCAACCCGCTGGCCGACTGGGACATCGATCAGATCCGCGCCCATGTGAAGGCGGATGCAATCCCCTATAACCCGCTGCACGACAAGGGCTATCCCTCGATCGGCTGCGAGCCCTGCACCCGCGCCATCCGCCCCGGCGAACCGGAGCGCGCCGGCCGCTGGTGGTGGGAAAACGACGAGAAGCGCGAATGCGGCCTGCATGTGCCGGAGGCGTCCGCGCTTCCCGAGCAGACGGCCGGAGCATGA
- a CDS encoding Lipase (class 2) yields MSKLSRLVLASLVSMTAMTAAYAADTKVPPVVFIHGNGDTAALWMTQFWRFESNGYPQDHLFAVDIPHPSARADDNAQEVNRSSTTDAAQAVAAEVDQALKVTGADKVVLVANSRGCQTARNYVKNFGGAAKVERMVLGGCVHHGVYVNPNGALGSEFNGAGPFLKGLAQEPELPPGIPVTVIRSDKFDLYTQPDGKYIGMAGKSTGINYESQELKGADNRVIPGADHRESAYSKLAFEIIYEAITGEKAGTHAIVAEENPVLSGMITGYENGAPTNLPVPGAKLAIYATDPKTGERFGPPVYEKTVGADGVWGDFHARPSQTYEFDIKAEGYPETRYFRGLLPRSFRYMDLRLQPAPAQGNFVFVKRPRGYFGPDDQATANGLVLPGIDPNDPVPHVASANVPVAGDKPESVTAVFNGETIVGRTDPALKDAVTYIEFTD; encoded by the coding sequence ATGTCGAAGCTCTCGCGTCTTGTCCTTGCATCCCTCGTCTCCATGACCGCCATGACCGCAGCATATGCCGCCGACACCAAGGTTCCGCCGGTCGTCTTCATCCATGGCAATGGTGACACGGCAGCGCTGTGGATGACGCAATTCTGGCGTTTCGAGAGCAACGGTTATCCGCAGGATCATTTGTTTGCGGTCGATATCCCGCATCCCAGCGCCCGCGCCGACGACAACGCGCAGGAGGTGAACCGCTCCTCCACAACGGATGCCGCCCAAGCTGTCGCGGCCGAAGTCGATCAGGCCTTGAAGGTTACGGGCGCGGACAAGGTCGTTCTGGTCGCCAATTCGCGCGGCTGCCAGACGGCGCGCAACTATGTGAAGAACTTCGGCGGCGCGGCCAAGGTCGAACGAATGGTGCTGGGCGGCTGCGTTCACCACGGCGTCTATGTAAACCCCAATGGCGCGCTCGGCTCCGAGTTCAACGGCGCCGGACCCTTCCTGAAGGGGCTGGCGCAGGAGCCGGAATTGCCGCCGGGTATACCCGTGACCGTCATCCGTTCCGACAAGTTCGACCTCTATACGCAGCCGGACGGCAAGTATATCGGCATGGCCGGCAAGTCGACCGGCATCAATTACGAGTCACAGGAACTGAAAGGCGCGGACAATCGCGTCATTCCCGGCGCGGATCACCGTGAATCGGCCTATTCGAAGCTCGCCTTCGAGATCATCTATGAGGCGATCACCGGCGAGAAGGCCGGCACCCATGCGATCGTGGCGGAAGAAAACCCGGTTTTGTCCGGCATGATCACCGGCTATGAAAACGGCGCGCCGACCAATCTGCCGGTGCCGGGCGCGAAGCTTGCCATCTACGCGACAGATCCCAAGACGGGAGAACGCTTCGGTCCGCCCGTCTATGAAAAGACAGTCGGCGCTGATGGCGTCTGGGGTGATTTCCACGCCCGGCCCAGCCAGACCTATGAATTCGACATCAAGGCGGAAGGCTATCCGGAAACCCGCTATTTCCGGGGCCTGCTGCCGCGCTCTTTCCGTTACATGGACTTGCGCCTGCAGCCGGCGCCCGCCCAGGGCAATTTCGTCTTCGTAAAGCGCCCGCGCGGCTATTTCGGCCCAGACGACCAGGCGACCGCCAATGGCCTCGTGCTGCCGGGCATCGACCCCAACGATCCGGTGCCGCATGTGGCCAGTGCCAATGTGCCGGTGGCCGGCGACAAGCCGGAAAGCGTGACGGCGGTCTTCAATGGCGAGACCATCGTGGGTCGCACCGACCCGGCGCTGAAGGATGCCGTGACGTATATCGAATTCACCGATTGA
- a CDS encoding H+/Cl- antiporter ClcA codes for MPNLRKLKLLRRIKVMRGRRNMWKSRVVFWAGALAIGLVSVAFAKVSDWASEAFNHVTHAGTYAFLIPLALTPAGFAFSAWLSFRYFPNSQGSGIPQAIAARHFHDAESRDFLLSLKLAAAKIVLTVFGIFCGGSIGREGPTVQVGASIMLQVARLGGVVQARGLILAGSAAGIAAAFNTPLAGIVFAIEEMSRNFEMRVNGAVVTAVILSGLAALGLLGDYNTYFGSTHDVMNGLHDWWLVLLCGIGGGAFGAFFSSGVLWLTIRLKRWRQAAPLPRLLMIAAGFGFLVAVIGIVSGGLTFGTGYNQARAALEGNPLPPLYFLEKLAATFLCTMSGIPGGLFAPSLAVGAGLGSTIGLVMGTNAGIAALLGMAGYFAGVVQAPMTAFVIILEMTDSHENVIALMATAMLGYITSRVINREPLYHGLSRAFMADTIRHQRNRDRGDGAASEKPAHA; via the coding sequence ATGCCCAATCTTCGCAAGCTGAAGCTCCTCCGCCGTATCAAGGTCATGCGGGGCCGGCGCAACATGTGGAAATCCCGCGTGGTCTTCTGGGCGGGCGCGCTGGCAATCGGTCTCGTCAGCGTGGCCTTCGCCAAGGTGTCCGACTGGGCGAGCGAGGCCTTCAACCATGTCACGCATGCCGGCACGTATGCGTTCCTGATCCCGCTGGCCCTGACACCGGCGGGTTTTGCGTTTTCCGCGTGGCTCTCCTTCCGCTATTTCCCGAATTCCCAAGGGTCGGGCATTCCGCAGGCGATTGCGGCCAGACATTTTCATGATGCGGAAAGCCGCGATTTCCTGCTGTCGCTGAAGCTCGCGGCCGCCAAGATCGTGCTGACGGTCTTCGGCATCTTCTGCGGCGGCTCCATCGGTCGTGAAGGGCCGACAGTGCAGGTCGGCGCCTCGATCATGCTGCAGGTCGCGCGCCTGGGCGGTGTCGTGCAGGCGAGGGGCCTGATTCTGGCCGGTTCCGCAGCCGGTATCGCCGCCGCCTTCAATACGCCGCTGGCCGGCATCGTCTTCGCCATCGAGGAGATGAGCCGCAATTTCGAAATGCGCGTCAACGGCGCTGTGGTGACGGCCGTCATCCTGTCCGGCCTGGCGGCCCTCGGCCTGCTTGGCGATTACAACACCTATTTCGGCTCGACGCATGATGTCATGAACGGCCTGCATGACTGGTGGCTTGTGCTGTTGTGCGGCATCGGGGGCGGCGCGTTCGGCGCGTTCTTCTCCTCCGGCGTGCTCTGGCTGACCATCCGGCTGAAGCGCTGGCGGCAGGCCGCGCCGCTGCCGCGCCTGCTGATGATCGCGGCCGGCTTCGGCTTTCTCGTCGCCGTCATCGGCATCGTCTCCGGGGGGCTCACCTTCGGCACCGGCTACAACCAGGCCCGCGCCGCGCTCGAGGGAAATCCCCTGCCGCCGCTCTATTTCCTGGAAAAGCTTGCAGCCACCTTCCTCTGCACCATGTCCGGCATTCCCGGCGGCCTCTTCGCGCCGTCGCTGGCCGTCGGCGCCGGTCTCGGTTCCACGATCGGCCTCGTCATGGGCACCAATGCCGGCATTGCGGCGCTGCTCGGCATGGCGGGCTATTTCGCCGGCGTCGTGCAGGCACCGATGACCGCTTTCGTCATCATTCTCGAAATGACCGACAGCCACGAGAACGTGATTGCGCTGATGGCGACCGCAATGCTTGGCTATATCACTTCGCGCGTCATCAACCGCGAACCGCTCTATCACGGCCTTTCGCGCGCCTTCATGGCCGACACGATCCGCCATCAGCGCAACCGCGATCGCGGCGACGGGGCAGCGAGCGAGAAGCCTGCCCATGCCTGA
- a CDS encoding phosphatidylglycerol lysyltransferase — MVDMTALAATDTANSMVHSGETAALAQQRRRRSSRWATPAAISALALYAAVSAAFDGAVVGPLIRQISRLVFHEPVGGGVALAAAVSMLAGHRALRAYRQGGAVPVFGDIRLASEIASRQDNAAAGLVRLGDKKLLFSDCGQAFIMYGCRGGSMVALFDPVGPRHLWAPLVMKFRAEAQRLLLRPVFYQVSCDFLPLAVETGMKPYKIGEEAVLDLTTFSLAGGDWLKLRRSINRAERDGLSFEMLAPEAVPAVMDELERVSDLWLSTQNASEKGFSLGTFREDYVRSTPVAVIRVDGRIVAFANVLTTEKGNAFIDLMRSLPGVHRGAMDLLFVRIMESLKQAGYTRLNLGMAPLSGLSDHAGAPMWNRICKQVFEKGERFYNFKGVKTFKSKFDPEWQPRYLIAGGFGLPVSAMLDVTLLIGGGLRGVFRRS, encoded by the coding sequence ATGGTCGATATGACGGCTTTGGCCGCAACGGATACGGCAAACTCCATGGTTCATTCGGGAGAGACGGCTGCGCTCGCTCAACAGCGCCGGCGCAGGTCGTCGCGCTGGGCGACCCCGGCTGCCATCTCGGCACTGGCACTGTACGCCGCCGTGAGCGCCGCATTTGACGGCGCGGTGGTGGGACCTCTCATCAGGCAGATCTCACGGCTCGTGTTTCACGAGCCCGTCGGCGGCGGCGTCGCCCTTGCGGCGGCGGTCAGCATGCTGGCAGGCCACCGCGCCTTGCGCGCCTATCGGCAGGGCGGTGCCGTTCCAGTCTTCGGTGACATTCGCCTCGCCTCCGAGATCGCGTCCAGGCAGGACAATGCCGCTGCGGGTCTCGTGCGCCTGGGCGACAAGAAGCTGCTCTTTTCCGATTGCGGCCAGGCCTTCATCATGTATGGCTGCCGCGGCGGGTCCATGGTGGCGCTTTTCGATCCGGTCGGGCCGCGCCATCTTTGGGCGCCGCTGGTCATGAAGTTCCGGGCCGAGGCCCAGCGCCTGCTGCTGCGCCCGGTCTTCTATCAGGTCTCCTGCGATTTCCTTCCCCTGGCGGTCGAAACCGGGATGAAACCTTACAAGATCGGAGAAGAGGCCGTCCTGGATCTGACAACCTTCTCGCTGGCCGGCGGAGACTGGCTGAAGCTTCGCCGCTCGATCAATCGGGCGGAGCGGGACGGACTGAGCTTCGAAATGCTGGCTCCCGAGGCCGTGCCCGCCGTGATGGACGAACTCGAGCGCGTCTCCGACCTGTGGCTTTCGACGCAGAACGCCAGCGAAAAGGGTTTCTCCCTCGGCACGTTCCGCGAGGACTACGTGCGTTCCACGCCGGTGGCCGTCATCCGCGTGGACGGTCGCATCGTCGCCTTCGCCAATGTGCTCACGACCGAGAAGGGAAACGCCTTCATCGACCTGATGCGCTCGCTGCCGGGCGTTCACCGGGGCGCGATGGACCTTTTGTTCGTGCGCATCATGGAGAGCCTGAAACAGGCCGGCTACACGAGGCTCAATCTCGGCATGGCTCCGCTCTCGGGCCTATCGGATCACGCCGGCGCCCCCATGTGGAACCGCATCTGCAAGCAGGTCTTCGAGAAGGGCGAACGCTTCTACAATTTCAAGGGCGTGAAGACCTTCAAGTCGAAATTCGACCCCGAATGGCAACCGCGCTACCTGATCGCCGGCGGCTTCGGATTGCCGGTCTCAGCGATGCTCGACGTCACGCTACTGATCGGCGGGGGCTTGCGCGGGGTGTTCAGGCGGTCGTGA
- a CDS encoding Predicted nuclease of the RNAse H fold, HicB family codes for MNNVMTYKGYSARVDYDAEDEIFFGRIAGITDGVGFHGESVAELKSAFHEAVDDYLETCRKIGKPPEKPYSGKMMFRVDPEIHRRAAIAAELSGKSLNQWAEDVLAKAAGSV; via the coding sequence TTGAACAACGTCATGACCTATAAGGGCTATAGCGCGCGGGTGGACTACGACGCCGAAGACGAGATTTTCTTCGGGCGGATCGCTGGTATCACCGACGGGGTGGGCTTTCACGGCGAGAGCGTCGCGGAGCTGAAATCTGCCTTCCACGAGGCTGTCGACGATTATCTCGAAACCTGCCGCAAGATCGGCAAACCGCCGGAAAAGCCCTATTCCGGCAAGATGATGTTCCGTGTCGATCCCGAAATCCATCGCCGCGCCGCTATCGCTGCCGAACTGTCGGGCAAGAGCCTCAACCAATGGGCGGAGGATGTGCTGGCGAAGGCTGCCGGTTCCGTGTGA